In a single window of the Desulfovibrio mangrovi genome:
- the rpsS gene encoding 30S ribosomal protein S19: MPRSLKKGPFVDDHLYKKVEKAQESGDRRVIKTWSRRSTILPEMVGLTFAVHNGKKFIPVFVTENMVGHKVGEFAPTRTYYGHAADKKSKAKR; the protein is encoded by the coding sequence ATGCCAAGGTCTCTTAAAAAAGGTCCTTTCGTCGACGACCATCTGTACAAGAAGGTCGAGAAGGCTCAGGAATCCGGCGACCGCCGCGTCATCAAGACCTGGTCCCGTCGTTCCACCATCCTTCCTGAAATGGTAGGCCTTACCTTCGCGGTACATAACGGCAAGAAGTTCATTCCTGTTTTCGTTACTGAAAACATGGTAGGGCACAAGGTGGGCGAATTTGCTCCCACTCGTACCTACTACGGCCACGCAGCCGACAAGAAGAGCAAGGCCAAGCGCTAG
- the rplB gene encoding 50S ribosomal protein L2 — MAVRKLKPTSPGRRFQTVSDFEEVTRSTPEKSLTVGLTKKAGRNSYGRVTMRRRGGGHKRLYRLIDFKRDKFDIPATVAHIEYDPNRTARIALLNYADGEKRYILAPLGIQQGDKLIAGESADIKPGNALPMAKIPVGTIIHNIELAPGKGGQFCRAAGSYAQLIAKEGKYALLRMPSGEVRKVLLTCVATVGQVGNVNHENISLGKAGRNRWLGRRPKVRGVAMNPVDHPLGGGEGRSSGGRHPVTPWGIPTKGYKTRDRKKASSKLIVKRRGQK; from the coding sequence ATGGCAGTTCGTAAGCTTAAGCCTACTTCTCCGGGTCGTCGCTTCCAGACCGTCTCCGACTTTGAGGAAGTAACGCGCAGCACCCCTGAGAAGTCTTTGACCGTAGGTCTGACAAAGAAGGCCGGTCGTAACAGCTATGGCCGTGTCACCATGCGTCGCCGTGGCGGCGGGCACAAGCGCCTGTACCGTCTCATCGACTTCAAGCGTGACAAGTTCGATATTCCGGCAACCGTTGCCCACATCGAATACGACCCCAACCGTACCGCTCGCATTGCTCTGCTGAACTACGCAGACGGTGAAAAGCGCTACATTCTGGCTCCTCTTGGCATCCAGCAGGGTGACAAGCTGATCGCCGGTGAAAGCGCTGACATCAAGCCCGGTAACGCTCTGCCCATGGCAAAGATTCCGGTTGGTACCATCATCCACAACATTGAGCTTGCACCCGGCAAGGGCGGACAGTTCTGCCGCGCAGCCGGTTCCTACGCACAGCTCATCGCCAAGGAAGGCAAGTACGCTCTGCTGCGTATGCCCTCTGGTGAAGTTCGCAAGGTTCTGCTTACCTGCGTGGCCACTGTTGGTCAGGTTGGTAACGTGAACCATGAGAACATCTCTCTGGGTAAGGCAGGTCGTAACCGCTGGCTGGGTCGCCGTCCTAAGGTTCGCGGCGTAGCCATGAACCCGGTTGACCACCCGCTTGGTGGTGGTGAAGGTCGTAGCTCCGGTGGTCGTCACCCGGTTACCCCCTGGGGTATTCCCACCAAGGGCTACAAGACCCGTGATCGCAAGAAGGCTTCTTCCAAGCTCATCGTTAAGCGTCGCGGTCAGAAGTAG
- the rplW gene encoding 50S ribosomal protein L23 has protein sequence MNYTQILIKPLVSEKASDLKDYAEKVTFYVAPSANKIEIKKAVEEAYNVKVASVNVVRRQPMARVRQGRTVGRIPGYKKVYITLAPGEKIEFFEGV, from the coding sequence ATGAACTACACTCAGATACTTATCAAGCCTCTGGTCTCTGAAAAGGCTTCCGATCTTAAGGATTATGCCGAGAAGGTGACCTTCTACGTCGCTCCCAGCGCCAACAAGATTGAAATCAAGAAGGCCGTCGAAGAAGCCTACAACGTGAAGGTTGCGAGTGTGAACGTTGTACGTCGCCAGCCCATGGCTCGCGTACGTCAGGGTCGCACTGTCGGCAGAATTCCCGGTTACAAGAAGGTGTATATCACCCTCGCACCCGGCGAAAAAATCGAATTCTTCGAGGGAGTGTAA
- the rplD gene encoding 50S ribosomal protein L4 — protein MAVVKVYDQNKQEAGDITLAPEVFEVEVKPEILNLVVRAQRAAMRAGTHAAKTRAEVSGGGAKPWRQKGTGRARSGSSRSPIWRGGAVIFGPQPRDYGFKVNKKVRRLAMRMALSSRLAAESLMVVKAIELPEVKTKLMADVVGKLGLGKALIIANGADEKLALSARNLPGITVQNVEQLNVYDVLRHKQLVLLEGAVEPVQERLK, from the coding sequence GTGGCTGTTGTAAAAGTATACGATCAGAACAAGCAGGAAGCTGGTGACATCACCTTGGCTCCTGAAGTGTTCGAAGTCGAGGTAAAGCCGGAAATCCTGAACCTCGTGGTTCGCGCTCAGCGTGCCGCCATGCGTGCAGGAACTCATGCTGCCAAGACCCGCGCCGAAGTTAGCGGCGGTGGTGCCAAGCCCTGGCGCCAGAAGGGTACTGGCCGTGCTCGTTCCGGTTCTTCCCGTTCGCCCATCTGGCGTGGTGGTGCCGTTATTTTTGGCCCCCAGCCCCGCGATTACGGCTTCAAGGTAAACAAGAAGGTTCGTCGCCTTGCAATGCGCATGGCTCTTTCCTCCCGTCTGGCTGCAGAGTCTCTGATGGTTGTAAAGGCTATTGAGCTGCCCGAAGTAAAGACCAAGCTGATGGCTGACGTTGTCGGCAAGCTGGGTCTGGGCAAGGCTCTGATCATTGCCAACGGTGCCGATGAAAAGCTCGCGCTTTCTGCTCGCAACCTGCCCGGCATCACCGTGCAGAATGTTGAACAGCTGAACGTGTATGACGTGCTCCGTCACAAGCAGCTGGTTCTGCTTGAAGGCGCCGTTGAACCCGTTCAGGAACGACTGAAGTAA
- the rplC gene encoding 50S ribosomal protein L3: MAEKMAILGRKLGMTRIFVSDGSAVACTVIEAGPCPVIQVKDAASDGYNAVQIAFGTAKEKHVTKPMQGHFEKAGKGLFRKTREIRLEGAPEMEVGQELTVEIFNPGDKVKVTGTSIGKGFQGVMKRWNFGGMPASHGHEKVHRSPGSIGNNTEPGKIIKGKKMAGHMGSERTTVINLEVVAVRADENLILIKGAVPGPKNGLVMVRKQ; encoded by the coding sequence ATGGCTGAGAAAATGGCAATCTTGGGCCGCAAGTTGGGCATGACGCGCATCTTCGTCAGTGACGGTTCCGCAGTAGCATGTACCGTCATCGAAGCTGGCCCCTGCCCCGTTATCCAGGTGAAGGATGCGGCCTCTGATGGATATAATGCAGTGCAAATCGCCTTTGGCACCGCCAAGGAAAAGCACGTCACCAAGCCTATGCAGGGTCATTTTGAAAAGGCCGGCAAGGGCTTGTTCCGTAAAACTCGTGAAATCCGTCTCGAAGGTGCGCCTGAGATGGAAGTAGGCCAGGAACTCACCGTCGAGATTTTCAATCCCGGCGACAAGGTGAAGGTTACCGGCACTTCCATTGGTAAGGGCTTCCAGGGCGTTATGAAGCGCTGGAACTTCGGTGGTATGCCCGCGAGCCACGGTCACGAAAAGGTACATCGCTCCCCCGGTTCCATCGGTAACAACACCGAGCCCGGTAAGATCATCAAGGGCAAGAAGATGGCTGGCCACATGGGCAGCGAGCGTACAACTGTCATTAACCTCGAAGTCGTCGCTGTGCGCGCCGATGAAAACCTGATCCTGATCAAGGGTGCCGTTCCCGGTCCCAAGAATGGTCTGGTAATGGTTCGCAAGCAGTAA
- the rpsJ gene encoding 30S ribosomal protein S10: MTTVSSDRIRIKLKAYDYRILDKAVAEIVDTARNTGAGVAGPIPLPTNIHKFTVNRSVHVDKKSREQFEMRIHKRLMDILEPTQQTVDALGKLSLPAGVDVEIKL; this comes from the coding sequence ATGACGACTGTTAGCAGTGATCGTATCAGGATCAAGCTGAAAGCTTACGATTACCGCATCCTTGATAAGGCTGTGGCTGAAATCGTAGATACGGCGCGCAACACGGGCGCTGGGGTAGCCGGTCCTATTCCGCTCCCCACCAACATCCACAAGTTCACGGTCAACCGTTCCGTTCACGTAGACAAGAAGTCTCGTGAACAGTTCGAAATGCGCATTCACAAGCGGCTCATGGACATCCTTGAGCCCACCCAGCAGACCGTGGATGCACTTGGTAAGCTGAGTCTGCCCGCTGGCGTGGACGTAGAAATCAAACTCTAG
- the fusA gene encoding elongation factor G → MSRKVPIPMQRNIGIMAHIDAGKTTTTERILYYTGVSHKIGEVHDGQATMDWMEQEQERGITITSAATTCFWKEHRVNIIDTPGHVDFTMEVERSLRVLDGCVCVFDSVAGVEPQSETVWRQADRYGVPRICFVNKMDRIGANFWRCVSMIKDRLGAKPIPLQLPIGSEDHYEGIVDLIEGNAIYYDKASKGAEFEIKAVPADMQDLFDEKRLEMMEAVAEEDEALLEKYLGGEELTVEEIKNAVRLATIRRSIVPVMCGSAFRNMGVQPLLDAVIDFLPSPVDIPAMVGTDPDKEEIKYECPCKDSEPLAGLVFKLMSDPYIGHLSFVRIYSGFIESGMTILNANTGKKERVGRLLKMHANKREEIKWAGAGDIVAVVGMKNVSTGDTACAVERPVVLESLDIPEPVIEVAIEPKTKADRDALSAALAKLAKEDPSFRVKGDDETGQTLIAGMGELHLEIIVDRLTREFSVNANVGKPQVAYRETITKAAKEDHKYAKQSGGRGQYGHVVIEVEPNPEKGYEFINAITGGVIPKEYIPAVDKGIQEALKSGVSAGFPTVDVKVTLVFGSYHDVDSSEQAFYIAGSMAVKEAMRKAGPQILEPIMSVEVVTPEEYLGDVMGDLNGRRGRVQGMEARANAQVVACMVPLSEMFGYATDLRSKTQGRATFTMQFDHYEPVPNSIAEGIKAKTA, encoded by the coding sequence GTGTCTAGAAAAGTACCAATTCCCATGCAGAGGAACATCGGCATCATGGCTCACATCGATGCCGGTAAGACCACGACCACTGAGCGTATCCTTTATTACACCGGTGTGTCGCATAAGATCGGTGAAGTTCATGATGGCCAGGCTACCATGGACTGGATGGAGCAGGAGCAGGAGCGCGGTATCACCATTACCTCCGCTGCTACCACCTGTTTCTGGAAGGAGCACCGCGTAAACATCATCGATACCCCCGGCCACGTTGACTTCACTATGGAAGTTGAACGTTCCCTGCGTGTACTCGATGGCTGCGTGTGCGTGTTCGACTCCGTTGCCGGTGTTGAGCCCCAGTCTGAAACCGTATGGCGTCAGGCTGACCGTTACGGCGTTCCCCGTATCTGCTTCGTCAACAAGATGGACCGTATCGGTGCCAACTTCTGGCGTTGCGTGAGCATGATTAAGGATCGCCTCGGTGCCAAGCCCATTCCGCTTCAGCTGCCCATCGGCTCCGAAGATCACTATGAAGGCATTGTTGACCTCATCGAAGGCAATGCCATCTATTACGATAAGGCATCCAAGGGTGCGGAGTTCGAAATCAAGGCAGTTCCTGCAGACATGCAGGACCTGTTTGATGAGAAGCGCCTCGAAATGATGGAAGCCGTGGCTGAAGAAGACGAAGCACTTCTTGAAAAGTACCTCGGCGGCGAAGAGCTGACCGTGGAAGAAATCAAGAACGCTGTTCGTCTGGCCACCATCCGTCGTTCCATCGTTCCGGTTATGTGCGGTTCCGCATTCCGTAACATGGGCGTACAGCCCCTGCTGGACGCTGTTATCGACTTCCTGCCCAGCCCTGTCGATATTCCCGCCATGGTTGGTACTGATCCTGACAAGGAAGAAATCAAGTACGAATGCCCCTGTAAGGACAGCGAGCCTCTCGCCGGTCTGGTGTTCAAGCTGATGTCCGACCCCTACATCGGTCACCTTTCCTTCGTCCGTATCTACTCCGGCTTCATCGAGTCCGGTATGACCATTCTGAATGCTAACACTGGCAAGAAGGAACGTGTCGGTCGTCTCTTGAAGATGCACGCCAACAAGCGTGAAGAAATCAAGTGGGCGGGCGCAGGTGACATCGTAGCCGTTGTTGGCATGAAGAACGTGTCCACCGGTGACACCGCATGTGCCGTTGAGCGTCCCGTTGTTCTGGAGTCTCTCGACATCCCCGAACCGGTTATCGAAGTTGCCATCGAGCCCAAGACCAAGGCTGACCGCGATGCTCTGTCCGCAGCGCTCGCCAAGCTGGCCAAGGAAGACCCGTCCTTCCGCGTGAAGGGCGACGACGAAACCGGCCAGACTCTGATTGCCGGTATGGGCGAGCTGCATCTCGAAATCATCGTTGACCGCCTTACCCGCGAATTCAGCGTTAACGCAAACGTGGGCAAGCCCCAGGTTGCGTACCGCGAAACCATCACCAAGGCTGCCAAGGAAGACCACAAGTACGCCAAGCAGTCCGGTGGTCGCGGTCAGTATGGTCACGTTGTTATCGAGGTCGAGCCGAACCCCGAAAAGGGCTACGAGTTCATCAATGCCATCACCGGCGGTGTTATTCCCAAGGAATACATCCCCGCTGTCGACAAGGGTATTCAGGAAGCGCTCAAGAGCGGTGTTTCCGCTGGCTTCCCCACTGTTGACGTGAAGGTTACCCTCGTGTTCGGTTCCTACCACGATGTTGACTCCTCCGAACAGGCTTTCTACATTGCCGGTTCCATGGCAGTGAAGGAAGCTATGCGCAAGGCTGGTCCCCAGATCCTTGAGCCGATCATGTCCGTTGAAGTTGTTACCCCCGAGGAATACCTCGGCGACGTTATGGGTGACCTGAACGGCCGTCGTGGTCGCGTGCAGGGTATGGAAGCCCGTGCCAATGCGCAGGTTGTTGCATGTATGGTTCCGCTGAGCGAAATGTTCGGTTACGCTACCGACCTTCGTTCCAAGACCCAGGGTCGCGCAACCTTCACCATGCAGTTCGACCACTACGAGCCCGTTCCCAACTCGATTGCCGAAGGCATCAAGGCCAAGACCGCGTAG
- the rpsG gene encoding 30S ribosomal protein S7: MPRKGPIPKREILPDPVYGSRLAARFVNRLMYDGKKGTAEKIFYKALEVLAEKTGEDAIRAFERAIENVKPHLEVKSRRVGGATYQVPLEVRPDRQVSLSIRWLITYSRGRGEQGMVNRLSGELLDAYNNRGGAVKKKEDTHRMAEANKAFAHYRW, translated from the coding sequence ATGCCTCGTAAAGGTCCTATCCCAAAGCGTGAAATCCTGCCTGATCCGGTATACGGAAGCCGTTTGGCTGCCCGTTTTGTCAATCGTCTGATGTACGACGGCAAGAAGGGTACGGCTGAAAAGATTTTCTACAAGGCCCTGGAAGTACTGGCCGAGAAGACCGGTGAAGACGCAATCCGCGCTTTCGAGCGTGCGATTGAGAACGTGAAGCCCCATCTCGAAGTCAAGTCCCGCCGCGTTGGCGGTGCTACCTATCAGGTGCCGCTGGAAGTGCGTCCCGACCGCCAGGTTTCTCTTTCTATCCGCTGGCTGATCACCTACTCCCGCGGCCGTGGCGAGCAGGGTATGGTTAACCGCCTGTCCGGCGAATTGCTTGATGCATACAACAACCGCGGCGGCGCCGTGAAGAAGAAAGAAGACACCCACCGTATGGCCGAAGCCAACAAGGCTTTCGCTCATTACCGTTGGTAG
- the rpsL gene encoding 30S ribosomal protein S12 encodes MPTINQLIRKERKAVVKRKKTPALQACPQRRGVCTRVYTTTPKKPNSALRKVARVRLTNGLEVTAYIPGEGHNLQEHSVVMIRGGRVKDLPGVRYHIVRGTLDTSGVNDRRQGRSKYGAKRPK; translated from the coding sequence ATGCCCACTATTAACCAGCTCATCCGCAAGGAGCGTAAGGCTGTTGTAAAGCGGAAGAAGACTCCCGCTCTGCAGGCCTGCCCTCAGCGTCGCGGTGTTTGCACCCGTGTGTACACCACCACGCCTAAGAAGCCTAACTCCGCTCTGCGTAAGGTTGCTCGTGTACGTCTCACCAACGGTCTTGAAGTGACCGCCTACATTCCCGGTGAAGGCCACAACCTGCAGGAGCACTCTGTTGTTATGATCCGCGGCGGCCGCGTAAAAGACCTTCCCGGTGTGCGCTATCACATCGTTCGTGGTACTCTCGACACTTCTGGTGTTAACGATCGTCGTCAGGGACGTTCCAAGTACGGTGCCAAGCGGCCCAAGTAG
- the sat gene encoding sulfate adenylyltransferase, translating into MSKLVPPHGGKGLVCCLLEGAEREAELKKAAGLKQLEISARAKGDLIMMGIGGFSPLNGFMGKADWKGVCESFTMADGTFWPVPVTLDAEKAFADGVAVGEEIALVRKGEVFATMTVTEKFEMSEEDKKWECYQVFKGEGADSADDKFWEVALADHPGVQMVMAQKEVNLAGPVKVLSEGEYPTEYKGVYLRPAEVRAMFEERGWANVAALQLRNPMHRSHEFLAKIAIEVCDGVLIHSLIGNLKPGDIPADVRVKAIDCLVEHYFVKENVIQAGYPLDMRYAGPREGLLHATFRQNYGVNNMLIGRDHAGVGDFYGLFEAQTIFDKIPTPADSGKALLCKPMKIDWTFYCYKCDGMASLRTCPHTKEDRVILSGTKLRKALSEGAEIVPHFGRDEVLDILRAYYEGLTEKVEVKMQGAASGAAM; encoded by the coding sequence ATGTCCAAGCTGGTACCCCCGCATGGCGGCAAAGGTCTCGTATGTTGCCTTCTCGAAGGCGCTGAGCGCGAAGCTGAACTGAAGAAGGCCGCTGGCCTGAAGCAGCTCGAAATTTCTGCCCGTGCAAAGGGCGACCTCATCATGATGGGCATCGGCGGTTTCTCTCCGCTGAACGGCTTCATGGGTAAGGCTGACTGGAAGGGCGTTTGCGAAAGCTTCACCATGGCTGACGGCACCTTCTGGCCCGTGCCCGTAACCCTGGACGCTGAAAAGGCTTTTGCTGACGGCGTTGCAGTAGGCGAAGAAATCGCTCTGGTTCGCAAGGGCGAAGTTTTCGCTACCATGACGGTCACCGAAAAGTTCGAAATGTCCGAAGAAGACAAGAAGTGGGAATGCTACCAGGTCTTCAAGGGCGAAGGCGCTGACTCCGCTGACGACAAGTTCTGGGAAGTTGCTCTGGCCGACCACCCCGGCGTTCAGATGGTAATGGCTCAGAAGGAAGTTAACCTTGCCGGTCCCGTTAAGGTTCTTTCCGAAGGCGAATACCCCACCGAATACAAGGGTGTTTACCTGCGTCCCGCAGAAGTTCGCGCCATGTTCGAAGAGCGCGGCTGGGCCAACGTTGCTGCTCTGCAGCTCCGTAACCCCATGCACCGTTCCCACGAATTCCTCGCAAAGATCGCTATCGAAGTTTGCGACGGCGTTCTGATCCACTCCCTCATCGGCAACCTGAAGCCCGGTGACATTCCCGCAGACGTACGTGTTAAGGCCATTGACTGCCTCGTAGAACACTACTTCGTGAAGGAAAACGTAATCCAGGCTGGTTACCCCCTCGACATGCGTTACGCTGGTCCCCGCGAAGGTCTGCTCCACGCTACCTTCCGTCAGAACTACGGCGTTAACAACATGCTGATCGGCCGCGACCACGCTGGTGTTGGCGACTTCTACGGCCTGTTCGAAGCTCAGACCATCTTCGACAAGATCCCCACCCCGGCTGATTCCGGTAAGGCTCTGCTCTGCAAGCCCATGAAGATCGACTGGACCTTCTACTGCTACAAGTGTGACGGCATGGCTTCCCTGCGTACCTGCCCCCACACCAAGGAAGACCGCGTAATCCTGTCCGGTACCAAGCTGCGTAAGGCTCTGTCCGAAGGCGCTGAAATCGTGCCCCACTTCGGTCGCGATGAAGTTCTCGACATCCTCCGCGCTTACTACGAAGGTCTGACCGAGAAGGTTGAAGTTAAGATGCAGGGTGCCGCTTCCGGCGCCGCCATGTAA
- a CDS encoding response regulator, translating into MVMRLSHHRGTMRVSLSTLLNLFFGAVGCILLVTLMLAWEVSSAPHVPSSGSPNSVDAQQANRLQSAALLELVVLTGDSMIATPEGAERQLHLRIVDRYMDLAEASQFSAVSDVLAEGREILGVLAQHDRKEFDLEGLWVPCKSRMLFLAEALRSQQSSSASIFSVQISTGGSFSWVLLPCLGFALLALAALYVSVRSFVLNPVQRISQERGKSWSVAFGGYVLMIDGPEVVEGQGETDELHRSKEADTDFSSFRKGYGNDNAEPDVDSKTSVLLVEDSPLSAEVSLHVLRNAGLVPQHFESGFRALEAAEHSNYRMVFVDISMPGMDGYEVARRLKKLTRYRLVPVFALTADEVPSVAEACRESGMLGVLKKPLTVPVLHALLQGALEEVYADPLLHSEGVLVFAHDSYEPGAIPSSEGIASGSPPKIDCGSPVTEVLPVLDVQFALNEMGIGMSQYAELLNEVLTWIPTYINDVERLLREKDLVNLGRLAHRIKGESGNVGAVRVRRDAEELERVVCCGVAGGVSNTCDSLLMSLSELATVIRDRAW; encoded by the coding sequence ATGGTCATGCGTCTCTCTCATCATAGAGGAACCATGCGGGTTTCCCTGTCAACGCTCCTGAATCTGTTTTTCGGGGCGGTCGGCTGCATCCTTTTGGTGACATTGATGCTGGCCTGGGAGGTTTCTTCCGCGCCCCATGTGCCTTCATCCGGTTCCCCCAACAGCGTTGACGCTCAGCAGGCAAATCGACTTCAGAGCGCAGCCTTACTCGAGTTGGTTGTTCTTACCGGAGATAGCATGATTGCCACCCCGGAAGGGGCGGAACGCCAACTCCATCTTCGCATTGTTGATCGTTATATGGATTTGGCTGAAGCATCGCAGTTTAGTGCGGTTTCGGATGTTTTGGCAGAGGGTAGGGAGATTCTTGGGGTCCTTGCACAGCATGACAGGAAAGAATTCGACCTTGAGGGACTCTGGGTGCCGTGCAAAAGCCGCATGCTCTTTCTTGCCGAAGCTCTTCGCTCGCAACAGTCCAGCAGCGCCTCCATTTTTTCAGTGCAGATTTCGACGGGGGGGAGTTTCAGTTGGGTTCTGTTGCCCTGTCTCGGTTTTGCCCTGTTGGCACTTGCGGCATTATATGTCTCGGTCCGGAGCTTTGTACTAAACCCCGTGCAAAGAATTTCTCAGGAAAGAGGGAAAAGTTGGTCAGTTGCCTTTGGGGGCTATGTCTTGATGATTGATGGCCCCGAGGTGGTGGAGGGGCAGGGGGAGACGGATGAATTGCATCGGAGCAAGGAGGCCGACACGGATTTCTCATCATTCCGGAAAGGGTATGGGAACGATAATGCGGAGCCGGATGTGGACAGCAAGACGTCTGTCCTGCTGGTTGAGGACAGTCCGTTAAGTGCAGAGGTGAGTCTGCACGTGCTACGCAATGCCGGATTGGTTCCACAGCATTTCGAGTCTGGCTTCAGGGCGTTGGAGGCGGCAGAGCATTCAAATTATCGTATGGTCTTTGTGGATATTTCCATGCCGGGTATGGACGGTTATGAAGTTGCGCGAAGGTTGAAGAAGCTGACGCGCTACAGGCTCGTGCCGGTATTTGCCCTCACTGCCGACGAGGTACCGTCTGTAGCGGAAGCTTGTCGCGAATCAGGGATGCTGGGGGTTCTGAAGAAACCCCTTACTGTTCCAGTGTTGCATGCCCTTCTGCAGGGAGCACTGGAGGAGGTTTATGCGGACCCTCTTCTGCACTCGGAAGGCGTTTTGGTGTTTGCTCATGATAGCTATGAACCCGGGGCAATACCTTCTTCTGAGGGGATAGCCAGTGGTTCGCCCCCCAAAATAGACTGTGGTTCCCCGGTTACTGAAGTGTTACCGGTGCTGGACGTTCAGTTTGCCTTGAATGAAATGGGAATAGGAATGTCGCAGTATGCGGAATTGCTAAATGAGGTTCTTACGTGGATTCCGACCTATATTAATGATGTCGAGAGGCTGCTCAGGGAAAAGGACTTAGTGAACTTGGGACGCCTTGCTCACAGAATAAAAGGGGAGAGTGGGAATGTCGGGGCTGTTCGTGTCAGGCGGGATGCCGAAGAGCTGGAGCGTGTTGTTTGCTGCGGCGTCGCTGGTGGGGTATCCAATACATGCGATAGTCTTCTGATGTCATTGAGTGAGCTGGCTACGGTTATCCGTGACAGGGCGTGGTAA
- a CDS encoding M48 family metallopeptidase, whose amino-acid sequence MLTREGLDNSQPAKPEADIPYSVRRSARAKRVSLRYSALEGLIVVVPQAYDLSRIPSIVQRKKDWIARVADQFQQRVEQYANEPDFPEAVLLRGAGKVVPIRYAPSSRPFSVRENGDGLMVSGRYDSQRIQTFLREWLKRQATVFLIPLMYELAERQGIVLKDVRIRLQRSRWGSCSVDNTINLNARLMLLPEPMLRYVCLHELAHCVHHNHSKAFWQHLEGMMPEARRFDAALGGAWRFIPRWSYA is encoded by the coding sequence ATGCTTACACGTGAAGGACTGGATAACTCTCAGCCGGCAAAGCCGGAAGCGGACATTCCCTATTCTGTCAGGCGGAGCGCACGGGCAAAGCGAGTGTCGTTGCGCTATTCCGCATTGGAAGGGCTGATCGTTGTCGTGCCGCAAGCCTATGATCTTTCACGCATTCCGTCCATTGTGCAACGCAAGAAGGATTGGATAGCGAGGGTTGCCGATCAGTTCCAGCAGCGTGTGGAACAATATGCCAACGAGCCGGATTTTCCTGAAGCGGTTCTGTTGAGGGGGGCCGGAAAGGTTGTGCCTATACGGTATGCTCCCTCTTCTCGTCCTTTTTCCGTGCGGGAGAACGGAGACGGTCTTATGGTTTCGGGGCGGTATGATTCCCAGCGGATTCAGACGTTTCTTCGAGAATGGCTGAAGCGACAGGCAACGGTATTTTTGATTCCGTTGATGTATGAATTGGCCGAGCGGCAGGGGATTGTGTTGAAAGATGTGCGCATCCGCCTGCAGCGTAGCCGTTGGGGGAGTTGTTCCGTGGATAATACCATCAATCTGAATGCCAGATTGATGTTGTTGCCGGAGCCTATGCTCAGGTATGTTTGTCTGCATGAATTGGCGCACTGTGTACATCACAACCATTCCAAGGCGTTCTGGCAGCATCTGGAGGGCATGATGCCGGAGGCGCGTCGGTTTGATGCCGCACTGGGGGGGGCGTGGCGTTTCATTCCCCGATGGTCTTACGCCTGA
- a CDS encoding RsbRD N-terminal domain-containing protein gives MSKKRRIRGPEIGLSGALCCAFRHNGNDSRNEPSTRTVIEAPQQSISLMSILGSLQEHREAITKEWIDVIYGTYPFDTVGFLRSQTNAFSNPVGAKTRKAAETIVSALLAPTLDSETVSPAVDELIRVRAVQKFAPDQAMAVIFFLKTIIRKHIKAALTSTAAYDELLGIEAKIDSIALQGFKIYSECRDRIQQLRVEEFKRAHSQLIRRAERILEKPVGEPDNENR, from the coding sequence ATGTCCAAAAAACGCCGTATACGGGGGCCCGAGATTGGACTTAGCGGTGCCTTATGTTGCGCATTTCGTCACAATGGCAACGACAGTCGCAATGAACCAAGCACCCGTACTGTAATTGAAGCACCTCAACAATCGATTTCACTGATGAGCATACTGGGTAGCCTGCAGGAGCATCGCGAAGCGATCACCAAGGAATGGATAGACGTAATTTACGGAACCTATCCATTTGACACCGTTGGTTTTCTACGAAGCCAGACCAACGCATTTTCCAATCCGGTCGGAGCAAAGACCAGAAAGGCTGCGGAGACCATTGTCTCCGCGCTGCTTGCCCCGACCCTCGATTCTGAAACGGTTTCTCCAGCCGTTGACGAACTCATCCGGGTCCGTGCCGTTCAGAAGTTTGCACCTGATCAGGCCATGGCCGTCATTTTCTTCCTCAAAACAATTATCCGTAAACATATCAAGGCAGCGCTAACCTCAACGGCAGCGTATGATGAGTTGCTTGGCATTGAAGCCAAGATAGACTCCATCGCCTTGCAGGGTTTCAAGATCTACAGCGAATGCAGAGACAGAATTCAGCAACTTCGAGTTGAGGAATTCAAGCGTGCGCACTCACAGCTCATTCGAAGAGCTGAGCGTATATTGGAAAAACCGGTTGGGGAACCGGATAACGAAAACCGATAG